DNA sequence from the Lycium barbarum isolate Lr01 chromosome 5, ASM1917538v2, whole genome shotgun sequence genome:
cggaaggttttataaggaaatgagtggaagaaatggactagtacgactttggagaaaggatgggtaatgttttgtgtgaaaattttggtccaacttgggggatgaatatctcttagcatatgaagagttttaaggtgaaaacaaatcctaaaatgaagttcgtcgagtctagtttctaacgcaacaaaccgctcgtcgataggacatcggagtaaagaattatagacgttacaagttcagctgacagagcagaaacgcgtgctacagtactgctacagatttgacccgaatttgacccttataaaaagggtaagaccctcttttttcaccagattttagcccagaaatttctagaaattgaagagagagagagaaggagggAAACAAAGAGTAAGGAATTTTCAAGTGACGTGGTCAGCCATACATGGGATGTGGTCAGCTTACCAAAAGGGAAACATCCTATAGGCTGTAAATGGGTTTATAAGATCAAGTATAAGGCATCAGAAGAAGTGGAAAGGTTTAAGGCAAGATTGGTTGCTAAGCGGTGTAGTCAAAAGGAGGGGATAGACTATCAAGAAACATTTTCCCCTATAGTGAAAATGGTCACAGTTAGAACCATATTGGCCTTGGCAGTGTCTAAGGATTGGCATATATACCAAATAGATGTATACAATGCTTTTCTCCAAGGTGATCTTCATGATAAGATATATATGCACTTACCTTAAGGATTTACAAGTCAGGAGGAGAATTCAGTGTGTAGACTTGTCAAATCCTTATATGGATTAAAACAAGCTCCTATAGAGTGGAATCACAAGCTTAGAGAAGCACTGGTCAAACTTGAATTCAAGCAGAGTCAGTTTGATCACTCATTGTTTACAAGGAAGACATCTAGAGGGTTAGTGTCAGTActtgtgtatgttgatgatatgttaGTCACTGGTGAAAGTCTAGACTTGATAGATGAAGTTAAAGAGTCATTTCAAAGGCATGGTAATGCACCAAAGGAAGTATACCTTAGAGTTGATCTCTGAGACTGATGTATCTGCAGCTAAGCCTGCTGGTACACCTATTGATCCAACTATCAAGTTGACCTCAGTACAATATGATGACTAtgtcaaagatgaaaagaatgaCACATATGAGAAGAAGGACACAGATCCACCTGCAGATCAGACTTCCTATCAAAAGTTGATAGGTAAATTACTTTACTTGACAATGACTAGGCCTGATATCTCATTTGGGGTTCAGACTTTAAGTCAATTTCTTCAGAATCCAAAAAAGTTTCATATGGATGTTGCTATCAGAATAGTGAGATACGTCAAACAGCAACCTAATCAAGGTATTATACTCTCAAGCAATCAGAAAGACACTATTACTGCATGGTGTGACTCTGACTAGACTGCTTGCCCCTTAACAAGAAAGTTAGTAACTGGATTCTTGATCAAGTTTGGAGATAGTTTAGTGTCATGGAAATCCAACAAACAATCTACTGTGTCAAGGAGTTCTGCAGATGCAGAATATAGAAGTTTAGCAACCACTGTTGCTGAACTGATTTGGCTTCATGGTCTACTTAAGGAAGTAGGATCAGAGATCTGCTTACCAATTAATGTTTACAGTGAAAGTAAGGCAGCTATGCAGATTGCTGCTAATCCTGTTTATCATGAAAGAACCAAACACATCGAAATAGACTGCCACTTTGTGAGAGAAAAACTCCAACAAGGGTTCATTACAACTAGTTACATTTCTACAAAGGATCAATCAGCAGACATACTCACTAAAGGACTAGCTAGAGTTTAGCATGAATATCTACTGCACAAACTTAGAGTTTGCAATTTATTTCAACCTCCAGTTTGAGGATGAGTGTTAAGTGAAGTAAAGAATATGAGGGGCAATACTATCCTTTCACAGAGTTAGTTAGGATTAGTTAAGCTTCCATTAGTTAGTTAGAAGTTAGTTAAGAAGCTATTAAGCTTAAATGATTGATCTAATCTCTTAACTATAATCTTGTGTATATATACTCATGTATTAATCCATTTGTACTCAGAAAATTATAATGAAAGTTTCATAAATTCTCTCTCTACCTTCTTCTCTCTCTCAAGATATTGTTGATCAAATTAGAGTTCATCTTAATACATAAATCACAATAGGATTCCATCGTTGTACTACTTTGTTTTTCCTCCAAATCCCCTCAATTTTTTTAAGATTTTCCCCAGGTTAAAATGTAACGATAATCAATCTCCAAGATTTACATTTAGTCAAGAGTTTGAAATTTTGAGCTTTGATATCAAAAACCGTTTGAGCTAAAAATTAATCCTAATATTtctatatgaaaaatatattatGTCGTCCCTGACAATATTGTCTGTGTTGGCTCAACAAACTTTATGGATTTGTCGCTTGGCTTCGCAATTATCGAACCTAAAAGCACGTGTAGCATATGAACTTATGCTATAACTTATAAATCTATTTACTTTTCTCATCCTTTCTGATGTGTGAGCAGTCTAAGGTACATATGCATGCCTTCTTCTTACGCTTACCAACCTAGATATCTATTACTTTTCTCATCTACCCGTCCTCTATAATGTACGTCACAAAGAAGATCATAGTTAACACTACAAGAAAGTACAGAATTGGCAATaactctttggcaacaaaaataattttattgGTAAAATTCAATATTTGGCAATAATTTAGATTTACTGTTAGCATATATAATGAAAGTTttaaaaatgaactttttttttgttgccaagcAATTTAATTTTACTGCCATAGTATTGACTATTTttgtaaaaagtacttttggcaacaacaaaaaagttgttgcacatCGTTGCAATAACAGCCAATGAGAAAAATttatgcaacaacaaaaaaaatattattgccaaaaatattttttgcaaTAATAGTTAATATTAtgacaataaaaaaaattattggcaAATGTTTTCTTTCTTCCGCTGTAACTTCGATATCCGTGCACTATTAGGGCAATCATTTTCTTTTGGCTTCTAGTGCCTACTTGAAAGATAGGACAGTTTTCACATTAATCCTTGTGTTTAGCACGTTGACCATCATGACTAAACATAATCAGCTTTGTTAATTTCTAATCTAGTAAAGTTTTATTATTGTAATAATTTAATGTCCCTACTAGCAAATAGCGGAAAAAACGAGTCAGTAGTTAAGTAAGACAGTCCACTAGTTGAAGTATGTCCCACAAATTAAATAATTATATGGCCGACCACGAACATAAATATGGAGCAGGTAGCGTGCATGCATATGGGATTGTAAATTGTTCACAATATGTCTATTTAGCTTTAATTTTTTTGTACATTGAAAGACTTATAACATCTAGCCATGGATATTAATATGAAAGCACAAGTACATTCAAGATTTCATGCGAGTAGTGTCGACTTAATTGAAGTTAAGTTAGTACAAGGTTCGGATTTGATGTTGTAAGACCTTTAATGGACTTTACTACCATTTAGTTTGCATTAATGTTCGTTACGCTGAGTATTTTCACAAACAAAAATCACAAATTTATTAAATGGCGTCGACATGACAAAACGTGAAGCAATTTGTGCCCGACATTGTCTGTAGAAAGATTAGGCtgttcaaaattttaaaatatctTAAAAGTGAATTAGCTAAAACGAAATTTCACTAGGCGTGTTTTGGCAACAATGTTTGCCTACACTATGATCGTTAAGTGTCTAAATAGCTTGCACATGCATGTATAACTTATTAAAATTATATGAATTTGAGTATCCAAACCTTTCTTCAAATCTTTGCGTAATTTCtattaatgaaaacaataactcGATAAGAACTTAGTGCAATCAACTTCAAATGTTGGAAGAACAAGATATAATAAAAGAATAACAAATTTAAtcaagtacatatacatatcatacatTATATGTTCATCAGATATAAGATTACTATTTTACACTCTACAAGACCTAAGTCCTCCTCTGCACGACCATTGATTAAAGTACCATAATTCGAATCATAGTTTCATTGATCTCgttcaattaggacttaaagccCAGGCCAGCTCCATATTATCATCTAATATGTATCGGATGAGCACGCGGTATTCAGTAAATCAGGAGGTCGAGACATATAGATCAACCCCTTCTCCTCGAGACTCGAGGTCCACCTTTTTAAGTctcataaaatatatatgtacCAATATAATGTATATGACTAGTGCCTACTACACTCTCCTTTTCCAAAACCTACTCTTCGATTTCTCAAATCAAATTCTACCCATagattttgttggtggaaattACCAATAATATTGCTTGCTATGCCAAGTGATTCTGACCGCCCAATTCCCACACAATGTATCCCACTTTCTACTTCATCCAACACCCTTTCCTTATTGATCAAAATTTCAACCCTATTTTCAAATTGCAATGTCATGTCACCTATTAACCGTCCGATTTCCATCGGATGGCTATCGAAGCACATATCGAGCGCATCACCATAAACGTAACCTTTTTTCATTCTCTGACCAACTAACCTAACAATTTCTTCTCGTACCTTACTATACGCTTCTTCTACCAAGAAAGTGTATGTTGTGCCTGAATCAACGATCGTTTGACCGGAACCACCAGCATTCGGACGAAAAACCCTCGACGAAATGTTTAATCTTTTCCCACCAATTTTTATCCCCGTCATACCAACGGTATAAGCTAGGGGGTCCAAATTGGGCATGCGTTGACTTTGAGGGAAAGTCAACAGATTTACGTATCGAAACATACGTGAACTCGGGTTTTGACCTAGGTAAAATGTCCCAATAGGTTTCACTGCATGGCTATTAATACCTTGTCTAATAGGCACGCAATATGAGAATTTTTGTACCTTAGCTTGGGAGGCAAAAGAGAATCTTCCAAGGTTCATTCCCAAAATACCCTCAGCATCATCGGACTCTGTCGCGCAACCAAGAATCAAAGCAGGGGTACTTTGGGAAGGCGAAAATGTAATTTTTTCATGGACAAGATTACCCTCAGCCAAAGTACCATCAGCATAGAAGTACGAGTAGTGACACAACTTTTTATGGTCACACGATGTTGGAAGGGTAAAATCGGGAATTCGGGGTTTACACATAGGATGAGTACACGGAAGAACGGAGAAAGAAGAGGACAAAGAAGGATCAAACGAGGTCGTTGGCGGGGGTATTTTGGGAATTTTCTTGTGGCACTGAATCCAAGAAAGTTGGCTGCCAGTGTCCAAAACCATTTGTTGATTTTGTGGTGGTGTACCTATAGGAAGTGTAACAATCAAAGCCATTGAATATTTAAAAGTTGATTTATAGTTCAAAGATGGAACTCCAGACTTAGTTTTTCTATTATGATGAGAATTAGCCATAAGGgaagaaataaaaagggattTAGATGAAGAATTATGTGATAATGGTGTTGAAGTAAGAGGGAATTTCATAGAGAAAGTGGCACTTTTTGCTAATGAAATGTAGAAAACAATCAAGAATgtaagaaggaaaagaagaaaatattttgaagaagaACAAgccatattatttttttttatttttttttagaggAGAATTATGGGGGTTTTGTTGAAGGTGAGGTGAAAGTGTGAGTGGATGCATGGGTATTTATATTGGATTTAATGAGAggaaaaaaacaaaggaaaatcCAAAGAGGAAATAAAggggaaaaggaaaaaggaaaatggaaggaaaggaaaaaagaaagaaaacgcGGTTTCTTTAATAAGGCTTTAGTTGTCGACAAGCTGGTTGTAATGATAACAGTTACCCACTTTGCTACTTAGCTGTAGGTGAGACACTGGCTACATTTTCACCAAATAGTAGCTTCTTAACTTTAGTCATAGTACTTTTGTTGATATTTTACTCGGTGTACAGTACCTGTTTTGAGGCGCCACTCACTCGAATTCCTGTCATAAGATCTACTtccctctgttttaatttatttaaaaaaaaaaaattttagttCGTGCtaaaataaatgatttttttttaatttgaaaacaaattcattttatgaatgatttacagccaagtaatttttaaggcttatttttgaaccacaagtttcaaaagtcttcactctttcttaaatgtcgtgtccagtcaaatgggttcatataaattaaaacggatGGAGTATTTAAAAGAGCAAAGAGTTTTCAAATgtgaattttttatttaaagtttaTGGATTTCAAATGTGATTATCCATTATTTCGTTGTTGTTATTGTTTATTTTtagcttaatgcatatgcaaccccttaaacttatctttttttttcattttgacacctcaactaaATGTTATTCCTATTAAACTTCtaaactcgtcctcaagtgtgtctatcaaaccctctaaatctgatttttgttaGAAGTAAAAATAAATTATGGTAATGAAAGCaaagtaatattttagacatggATGTGTCGGTTTCTGCTGGTTCTGCTCTTTTACTGCCAACGTAATTAAGAGCTTCCTCTTTTTTCCCActcaattgctgctaatcttagctaaaaaaaatggcataattaaattagaatatatattagcatgttgctacattgaagatagaatactatgtaagtcagattgtgtttgatagacacacttgaggacgagttcaggagttcaataggaacaacacttaattgaagtgccaaaatgaaaaaaaaaaagacaagttcagggggctgcatatgcattaagcctttctTTTTTGAAGGTTATGTTCTGCTCTCCTTATAATTGCCATGTATAATTATCCATTTCAgtgttttcttttttaaactaCTTTGAAATGTTTTAGTTGAGTTAAAGGTTAACGAAAAAAGCCTCTTCACCTCCACGAGGTAGGATCTGTATACATGGACCTCACTTACGAGATTAcgctgagtatgttgttgttgggtttcTACTGTGACAGCCTCAAGTCAAAATTATAATAATAACTAGATTCACagtcaaatatttatagatattaataagttttatatatacatttacatggTGTGAGCAAAAGCTACTAGATTCGCCTGAATGCGTCATCACCGGTCTCTAGATCCGCCCTTAGTGTTTCTTACCAGAGCTCCAATCTAAGACTATTAATTAAGAACGGAGAAATCCTACCTTTATCACCACAACCCTCAGTGGTGTCTTATCCTTGTGAAATACTCACTCTGTTTTAAATTAATCTTGCTCGATCAAAgtttaaaaaaagaaaggaactctttaaattttctattttaaatatcttatgaaatttttctaaatataaatatatgttaTTAAAGGTAAAATAAGAAGTTTTagttaaattatttttggacttAAAAGATATCTATTTTATAATAGACTAATACTACATAGACCCGATACAATTATTCTTCCTATGCATATATGTAGGACTTTATTAGTGCACTcgactgttttttttttgtttaaaaataaagatttttaaTATTGTGGAAAGTAATTATGTTCAAAATTTCACGACTTTTCTGGAAAAAAAGGTAGCTGCCCAAACGAGGTAAAATCAAAAGACCAAACGATAAAGAGAATAGAAACAGAATTCTTATTCTTCAAATAGTGTTTTGGTTTGTTAGTGGACTTTTGTTGTGTTCTTCTGTTTTTACGGACCATTATCTTGATCTTGTGACGAAAAAGCAAACAcacaaaaaggaaagaaagattaTATAATTTGTATAAAACTATAAATCAATTAGGAAGACAAATTGGAAGTTGAGTAGTTGGCATTTGGATGGGGACGTTTTCGAGATCAAATTAAGATGTTTAATTAGCATATGCAACTTGTCCTCTAGTCATTGTCTCTTTAATTCCTTTCATTAATCTCATTTCTTTTTCCCTAATTTTCTTGACCCCATTTCCTTCTTGTCCTTCTTTTCTCATAACTAGTAAACTtaaccgcgcttcgcgcggtcgtgTAAAACATTAGTGAGTTTATGAAATAATACCAACAAAATTCTTTCGTAGATTTATTCAAAATATAAgtgataaattttttataaatataaatattttcgGTTACAATAGTAAGTTTAACCGCTCTTTGCGTGGTCGCGTAAAGCATCAATGAATTTACTAAATACTATCAATAAAATAAATTCTTTCGTAAATTCATCCGATAGATAAGTGACAATTTTTCACTTATATTCATCCAAAAtgacaaatataaatattttcatTTACAATTCTTTGTTTTATGATAATACGTGTACACAGTTTTGCGAAAATGATTTTTAggaattaaagtaaaaaaaaataaaatagaatgaCCTAAATGTAGTAAAATAGAAATCCCAAAAAGGaaatgaaacttttttttttttttaaattatacaTCTCTTTTCCATTCCAATCAATACCGTTGGCATCTTTCTCTCTTACCCAAAACTTCCTCTTAAATCAGAAGACAACTCCCCCCTTATTTTTCTCATAACATTTTAAgaatatttcaattttttttttccttgagtAATATTCCCTACCATTAgaacaacacatcaataatctcTATAAGGAGACTATAAATGGAATAAACTAACATTATATATGGAACGAACTAAATGAATCATTATTTGCTAATTAAACTCTATTTTCAGCCATATTGTGTGGGatctatccccccccccccccacaccccccccccccaaaaaaaaaaaaaacccacaaTTCCCCTTTGTTtgttttcattttccttttcctTCTGTTTCTCCATAACTATGTTTTCATTATCTCCTAATTTTATGCACATTCCCGGAAAATCAGTTTTTCCCTAAAACGCTATTATTTTATCCTATAAATTCAAAGTGcttcaaagaaaaagaaaaaaagatagacATGACAGAAGGGAAAATAATTACATTCATACATGAGTTTATATTGGAAAATGCATCAAATTGGTTGTATAGTAGCTGCAGGTCAAAAATTTTGCAAAGGTTCTAATTCCTACTTCCTTTCTTCTTTGCTTCACCCTACTTATCAATGAGATTTTAAACGATTGGCAGAAGCCTTGGACCTCCTTTTGTTATGTTCAAACGATCAATGTTTGGTGTCTTGAAGTATAAAGAAAGAGTTATAAAATATAGTGTGTTGGTTGGTTCAATAGGAGCACAAGATAAAAGCAGTATTGATGctttgaaagtagaaaatggcCTTGGTCCCCTGACCTCACTCTTTGTATTTTACCTATTTCTGCATAATCACATGCATAGATTCTTTTACAAAGGTAGATGTTGAATTCATATTGTATATCTGTTTATATAGTGGTGTTCATAATTTAATGGTGAAGAAACCTATCAAATTCCTAATTGATGTAGGAATTCTTTCAGCTTCTGTAATTAACTAATCCATGCATAAAGTTGTAACTGGAAgaattttttaaggaaaaatccTTTATTGTAAAGGGTGAGAATTAATTTTATAACTGAAATTTTAAACAAAAGCTTTAAATAAGGAGAGAATTTAAATATGTTTGTAACTTGTGTGGGAAATAATGAAAAAAAACGTACTCGTGTAACTGATATAGAATCAATTGACTTAATGAGTATTGATTCTCAATAGATATTGTAGTAGGATATGattaattctttaatattttaatcAGAAAATAAGGGAAATGGATGAGGAAAAAGtcaaaaaatggagaaaaaagataaatagcaatgctggtcatagagaggtgccacatcaccttgtctatgcctagctttatattatatatagattcttTGCATTCTTTCGGCACCTCCCTTTTCTTCTTGTTCTCCTTTTTTCCCAACCACTAATTCACAAATACAAATTAAAATATATGTAGTAGTAATGAGAGTGTAAGTTTTGTGCGCAAATGTGTggatatatttatataattaagtcatttgaaaattaattataaaaaaatatctATGATGATTGGTAATTTGCCACAACCGAAGTCTatgacatatattttattttggcCCAGCAAATCTCACAAATTTGTGATCTCTTAGATTACGCTACTATCAAACTAAAAAGTGTGTATCATGTGATCTTGTGATGTGTCTTATAAAGCTTTTCACTGTCATTTCTCATTCTGATGTGAGATTCACTTAAGATGCCAGGCATACTCATTCTTCAAAAAGTAAATAGAGTGTTGGTCCTTCTCTTTGACCCGTCCTCGTTATTCCGCCTTTTCTTGTGAGCTTCACATAACCTGATAAAGATATTAACTAATTTACTATAATGAATCATATTACATTGATTTTGTCTTTAATTACACCGTTTGTATATGTAACTTAACTCGATAGGAAAAACTTAAAAAGATCCTTAATTGAGCATCTTTGTTAGATTATGTACAAAAGCTATCCTTTGCGGTTCACCTAATCAAGAAATGGAATCTTCTAAGAACAAAATCAAAATGTGGGTAATCGATTGTTTCATTCAACGAAAAAGAGCATTCATTTCCCTCAAAGCACGTCTTTTGGCTGTCttttaactttttaattttttatatattttttcctttcttattaagaaagaataaagaaaataaacAATATGGTGAAGCATAAAAGTGGAACTCAGTCTTAAAACTAGATGGTGGTGTACAGCAAAATGTCTTCTCATAAGCTCTTCTCTAACAATCATATATTCTGTTCTTACTTCCTCTCTTTATTATGGTGTGTTTGGtaggaagaaaaatatttttgagagAAAACATTATCCTGAAAAATAAGAcggttttatttaattattttttaatatttggtAAAAGAGTATAAAAAATTATCCCAAGAATTATCCCAAGACCATTTGCACATCATCTAGGCAAAAACTTATGGGGATCGGGGGTGGCGGGGTCAAGGAAGGAGCTAGCGCTTCGGTTACAGGTTCGTTTGAATCTAGTAATCCTAGTCCAAACCCTCTATTAGtattaaataaatatatgtacaaattattaatttagaactcaGTAAATTTAAAGAACTATAATTTCAAACCCACAAGATTCAAATTCTTGTTTCGCCTCCAACGGGTTGGGGTGAGGGAGAGGAGTGGAGAAAAGATAATTAGTTTGGAACGTCACTTAATTGAACTAAATTTCCCTGCTCTTATCAGGAAAGTCATTTTTCTATTTTAAATTTAAGGAACttgttcaatttttattttttttaaatccttcgcaccaaacacacccttagtgataattaattataattatcCGTTTCACGAGACCTAATTCAAATGGTGGGACCT
Encoded proteins:
- the LOC132640558 gene encoding aspartic proteinase PCS1-like; protein product: MACSSSKYFLLFLLTFLIVFYISLAKSATFSMKFPLTSTPLSHNSSSKSLFISSLMANSHHNRKTKSGVPSLNYKSTFKYSMALIVTLPIGTPPQNQQMVLDTGSQLSWIQCHKKIPKIPPPTTSFDPSLSSSFSVLPCTHPMCKPRIPDFTLPTSCDHKKLCHYSYFYADGTLAEGNLVHEKITFSPSQSTPALILGCATESDDAEGILGMNLGRFSFASQAKVQKFSYCVPIRQGINSHAVKPIGTFYLGQNPSSRMFRYVNLLTFPQSQRMPNLDPLAYTVGMTGIKIGGKRLNISSRVFRPNAGGSGQTIVDSGTTYTFLVEEAYSKVREEIVRLVGQRMKKGYVYGDALDMCFDSHPMEIGRLIGDMTLQFENRVEILINKERVLDEVESGIHCVGIGRSESLGIASNIIGNFHQQNLWVEFDLRNRRVGFGKGECSRH